One genomic region from Leishmania panamensis strain MHOM/PA/94/PSC-1 chromosome 10 sequence encodes:
- a CDS encoding folate/biopterin transporter, putative (TriTrypDB/GeneDB-style sysID: LpmP.10.0350) — translation MEPPSGEREPGALSKSGSPLGPHHDTAAAAQQRPAEKGGPHSPVSEDVHFVHPEAASLFAKCRWIRHVPIFSEAAEGYGPKAVVSLGMCYLLCKGIADQLIAYSRQPMFMSRYGIDGQRYQRLAGISTMGWSIKALTAMLCDGFAFLGYTKRWYMFVSCVAGSAFALIYGLLPAKPASADTAAAFVFLCSYGKANVDILSEGHYSRLMRQNPQPGPALVSWIWWFIMVGAIIAAAIQGPLSDHGKQQVGVFISAALQFSTAVFFLFNWYGEKKNRVERAADAALLYAELQKERVALGLLPAQDTMHVKGEKDDVVGLVNAAPSGAGAKGRKSSHLENYVSDEECVQDLVQHQGEALEDEELSEEYLPYEASPPVPCLFGLFEMNKEVIARNWRIFVYSVVMTCAVVAMTCGSILADSLGLLIICVVVSTICCATSFWALPLVIAKANVFGYLQMTVYLQLPGALDSFYLANAECLPDGPHFSYTFYNTVAAVIGNVGGLAGVTAFTYIFSKRSYRLTFCITTVVQIVASLFDIIMVKRWNVYIGIPDHAMYICGDAVVYQVCYMLAWMPMIVLLSRLCPRGSESVVYALMAGFSNLGQSTSSSIGAIIMEYGWGITTTPPCDFSNVPWLLLVGHIMLPLLVLPLTLLIPKARICDDLDIDGKAIKSAVSHKVAMDTAQDEDDLGESILPMETIGVAAKEPHAERARE, via the coding sequence ATGGAGCCCCCCAGCGGCGAACGCGAGCCGGGTGCCCTCAGCAAGTCCGGCAGCCCGCTTGGCCCGCACCAcgacacagccgcagcagcgcagcagaggccgGCCGAGAAGGGCGGCCCCCACAGCCCGGTAAGCGAGGATGTGCACTTTGTCCACCCCGAGGCGGCCTCGCTCTTTGCCAAGTGCCGATGGATACGGCACGTCCCCATCTTcagcgaggcagccgagGGCTACGGACCCAAGGCGGTCGTCTCCCTCGGCATGTGCTACCTCCTCTGCAAGGGCATCGCCGATCAGCTAATTGCCTACTCGCGGCAGCCCATGTTCATGTCGCGCTACGGCATCGACGGCCAGCGGTATCAGCGCCTGGCCGGCATCTCTACCATGGGCTGGTCCATCAAGGCCCTCACCGCGATGCTCTGCGACGGCTTCGCCTTCCTCGGCTACACGAAGCGCTGGTACATGTTCGTGTCCTGCGTCGCCGGCAGTGCCTTTGCGCTGATCTACGGCCTGCTGCCCGCGAAGCCCGCCTCCGCCgacactgccgccgcctttgTGTTCCTGTGCTCGTACGGTAAGGCCAACGTGGACATCCTGTCGGAGGGCCACTACAGTCGCCTGATGCGCCAGAACCCGCAGCCCGGCCCGGCGCTGGTGAGCTGGATCTGGTGGTTTATCATGGTTGGCGCCATCATTGCGGCGGCGATTCAGGGACCCCTGTCCGACCATGGCAAGCAGCAAGTCGGCGTTTTCATCTCCGCCGCTCTACAGTTTTCCACCGCCGTCTTCTTCCTGTTCAACTGGTacggggagaagaagaaccGCGTGGAGCGGGCGGCCGATGCGGCGCTTCTCTAcgcggagctgcagaaggagcgCGTGGCGCTTGGTCTGCTGCCGGCCCAGGACACCATGCACGTCAAGGGCGAGAAGGACGATGTGGTCGGTCTGGTCAACGCTGCGCCGAGTGGAGCGGGCGCcaagggaaggaaaagcTCACACCTGGAGAACTACGTGTCGGACGAGGAGTGCGTGCAGGACCTCGTGCAGCACCAGGGCGAAGCcctcgaggacgaggagctTTCGGAGGAGTACCTGCCCTACGAAGCATCGCCGCCCGTCCCCTGCCTCTTCGGTCTCTTCGAGATGAACAAGGAGGTTATTGCGCGCAACTGGAGGATCTTCGTGTACAGCGTCGTCATGACGTGCGCGGTCGTGGCCATGACGTGCGGCTCCATTCTCGCGGACTCGCTGGGCCTGCTCATCATCTGCGTCGTCGTGTCGACCatctgctgcgccacgtccTTCTGGGCCCTGCCACTGGTGATTGCCAAGGCGAACGTCTTCGGCTACCTGCAAATGACCGTgtacctgcagctgcccggCGCGCTTGACAGCTTCTACTTGGCCAATGCGGAATGCCTGCCCGACGGGCCGCACTTCTCGTACACCTTCTATAACACCGTGGCGGCCGTCATTGGCAACGTCGGCGGTCTTGCTGGTGTGACAGCCTTCACCTACATCTTCTCGAAGCGCAGTTACCGCCTGACGTTCTGCATCACGACAGTCGTGCAGATCGTTGCCTCCCTGTTCGACATCATCATGGTGAAGCGCTGGAACGTGTACATCGGTATCCCGGACCACGCGATGTACATCTGCGGTGATGCCGTGGTGTATCAAGTGTGCTACATGCTGGCCTGGATGCCGATGattgtgctgctgtcgcgccTGTGCCCTCGCGGCTCGGAGAGCGTCGTGTACGCTCTGATGGCCGGCTTCTCTAATCTCGGCCAGTCCACCTCGTCGTCCATTGGTGCGATCATCATGGAGTACGGCTGGggcatcaccaccacccccccgTGCGACTTCAGCAACGTGCCGTGGCTTCTGCTTGTGGGTCACAtcatgctgccgctgcttgtgCTGCCCCTGACGCTGCTGATCCCCAAGGCGCGCATCTGCGATGACCTCGACATCGACGGCAAGGCTATCAAGAGCGCTGTCAGCCACAAAGTTGCCATGGACACGGCGCAAGATGAAGACGACCTTGGCGAGAGCATCCTGCCGATGGAAACTATTGGCGTCGCTGCGAAAGAGCCGCATGCAGAGAGGGCGCGCGAGTGA
- a CDS encoding dihydroxyacetone kinase 1-like protein (TriTrypDB/GeneDB-style sysID: LpmP.10.0360) gives MPGPEMSTVVLKFVDDPHRVVDVAVEGLCEMNNGVKRIEDTNVVVASSIDLTKVLLLSGGGAGHEPAHAGFVAKGWLSAAVCGSVFASPPTSHVSSGIEYLANLQGPNGPGILVIIKNYAGDILNFKYAVRQARAQGIQVETVLAADDAAFGTEDVKKRRGVAGCCLLYKILGAAAARGLSLTQLKALADRVSRNMRSIGASLSSCSLPGNPASSVVPYGTVEVGLGIHGEKGLLQIPFQGAAPLTHFLIGILMGKEEVAVPGKVTAIRAGAKALLLVNNLGGTTDLEMSTLAHHALRELAGEHLTVVGVHSGRHMTSLDMHGFSLTLLIVEDEDDLQYMLNTNALQKPLMNFHAPQWSCATAPGPLTALQLARREVEAARRAAATPTSSPLYVATLRVFEKLFGTEAYFNGLDAEVGDGDLGSGVHRSAVAVLELLPYLPWEADVRRTFTLMSKAVADTFAGTSGPLYGALLLGGGEGAAQALRDGSAVDAVRAGIAQGSHSVQELGGARQGDRTMVDVLEGMRTCPTVATAATMPELLKACYEAARAAADATMMLPAKFGRSRYMEGKEIGKKDPGAELVVAWVEALAFESS, from the coding sequence atGCCAGGGCCAGAAATGTCCACTGTGGTGCTTAAGTTTGTTGATGACCCCCACCGCGTCGTGGACGTGGCCGTCGAGGGCCTCTGTGAGATGAACAACGGCGTGAAAAGGATCGAAGACACAAATGTTGTCGTCGCCTCCAGCATAGATCTAACtaaggtgctgctgttgagcggcggcggcgccggccaCGAACCAGCCCACGCTGGGTTCGTAGCCAAGGGCTGGCTGagcgcggcggtgtgcgGGAGCGTGTtcgcctccccacccacgTCACACGTGAGCTCCGGCATCGAGTACCTCGCCAACCTTCAGGGACCGAATGGCCCCGGTATCCTTGTCATTATTAAGAATTACGCTGGGGATATTCTTAACTTTAAGTACGCCGTCCGTCAGGCCCGCGCACAGGGCATTCAAGTGGAGACTGTGTTAGCGGCCGATGATGCAGCGTTCGGCACGGAAGATGTGAAGAAGCGCCGCGGTGTTGCCGGATGTTGTCTCCTCTACAAGAtcctcggcgctgctgctgcgcgtggtTTGTCGCTGACGCAGCTGAAGGCGCTTGCCGATCGTGTATCACGCAACATGCGATCCATCggcgcctccctctcgtcCTGCTCGCTGCCGGGTAACCCAGCCTCGTCGGTGGTGCCGTACGGAACGGTTGAGGTGGGCCTGGGCATTCATGGTGAGAAGGGCCTCCTCCAGATCCCCTTCCAAGGAGCAGCGCCCCTCACGCATTTCCTCATTGGAATTTTGATGGGCAAGGAAGAGGTAGCTGTTCCGGGCAAAGTCACTGCCATCCGCGCCGGTGCCAAGGCTCTCTTGCTGGTGAACAACCTGGGTGGCACGACGGACCTGGAGATGTCCACCCTTGCACACCACGCCTTGCGCGAGCTCGCCGGTGAGCACCTCACGGTGGTTGGAGTCCACAGCGGACGCCACATGACATCGCTGGACATGCACGGCTTCTCGTTGACGCTGCTCATCGTCGAGGATGAAGACGACCTTCAGTACATGCTCAACACGAACGCCCTGCAGAAGCCGCTCATGAACTTCCACGCGCCGCAGTGGAGCTGTGCAACGGCTCCGGGGCCGCTgacagcactgcagctggccCGGCGAGAGGTAGAGGCGGCAAGGcgggcagcagccacaccaaCCAGCAGCCCTCTCTACGTCGCAACACTGCGCGTCTTTGAGAAACTCTTTGGTACCGAAGCCTACTTTAACGGGCTGGACGCCGAGGTGGGCGACGGCGACCTTGGCAGCGGTGTGCACCgctcggcggtggcagtgctggAACTGCTGCCATATCTGCCGTGGGAAGCCGACGTGCGGCGCACCTTCACGCTCATGTCGAAGGCCGTCGCCGATACCTTCGCCGGCACCTCCGGCCCACTCTACGGTGCGCTGCTCctaggcggcggcgaaggcgcggcgcaggcgctgagAGACGGCAGTGCTGTGGATGCGGTGCGTGCGGGGATTGCGCAGGGCAGCCACAGTGTTCAGGAGCTCGGCGGCGCGCGTCAGGGTGACCGTACCATGGTGGATGTTCTGGAGGGCATGCGCACGTGCCCGACCGTtgcaacggcagcgacgatgcCGGAACTTCTTAAGGCATGCTAcgaggcggcgcgcgcggCCGCGGACGCGACGATGATGCTTCCCGCCAAGTTCGGTCGAAGCCGCTACATGGAGGGCAAGGAAATCGGCAAGAAGGACCCTGGCGCGGAGCTCGTGGTGGCCTGGGTCGAGGCGCTGGCCTTCGAGAGCAGCTGA
- a CDS encoding hypothetical protein (TriTrypDB/GeneDB-style sysID: LpmP.10.0370): MSRACTPALGLGEDTQVVPDKKANRGDSGPHNVVLSPPLEPADEEHEHASPSSVVLLSCSSDDTEVICCTQLKGAAAPIPSPLQLPLTQARLLALQPSPSDRNLAALAPTNPTATFNDGQQTDAMVAGVTHPGNDTIYAKKAHRERVMSWLAGTSASPNHPLGTADDETTDGAPCSSGVQDGPHTPPPPHSVTSSALALYDTSTQPLLLPSSGSACTGFCSPPGAESSLQLGGVPSGCVLDAKTPVRCSATERAEDSDDNTSPATRSAPLRQARVPERDSDYRDACCTPPHPWRPSVLHAHSVQEVPVAASDRSAVSTDRGSPRRTPPPLPAMLLPFMTSPLPRRPSVELGPAKERPTPSPALSTALRDVKNRETRQESSVPLSMQADVATASVSRATGSHGNSENEITLRVCTLSGLTLRVTVDQRLSAAVLAQRVAQYLQLRGAQVQLKYTRTGDVFDAASTTAKGIETSTAKTNTRLCDLPGLQPSDVFVVLLRAQWGEPSSSSPLPSRLSTAGGQADRTPSSRASSASSVVRLSRRPATAAKRPRQSTLASSQPALTIVESPPPLARAHKASGIRTDASAPSLKSEPPPLSNRLSSDTRCPPLTIPSPVGAVPVVHPREGRHRCLGTETRLSMTPAVAPAAGGASASQAAAPTAASGYATSTRRRERAGRLSASSYCHPPLTRSQTHHL, from the coding sequence ATGAGTCGTGCCTGCACTCCGGCTCTCGGGCTCGGCGAGGATACCCAAGTAGTGCCCGATAAGAAAGCGAATAGAGGCGATTCTGGGCCTCACAATGTCGTGTTGTCGCCGCCACTTGAGCCAGCGGATGAAGAACACGAGCACGCATCGCCATCGTCAGTGGTGTTgctctcctgcagcagcgacgacacaGAGGTCATCTGCTGTACTCAGCTcaaaggtgcagcagctcccataccgtcgccactgcagctgccctTGACGCAAGCACGACTactggcgctgcagccatCGCCATCGGACCGCAATCTCGCCGCACTGGCACCTACGAATCCCACGGCGACTTTCAACGACGGACAACAAACTGACGCGATGGTGGCGGGTGTCACCCATCCCGGTAACGACACAATTTACGCCAAGAAAGCGCACCGGGAGCGGGTGATGTCGTGGTTAGCAGGCACATCTGCAAGCCCCAACCATCCACTAGGCACTGCTGACGATGAAACCACCGACGGTGCGCCTTGCAGCTCGGGAGTACAAGACgggccacacacacctccccctcctcattcAGTGACCTCATCCGCACTTGCTCTGTATGACACCTCTACGCAGCCCCTCTTACTCCCTTCCTCCGGTTCCGCCTGCACGGGCTTCTGCTCTCCGCCAGGTGCTGAGTCATCTCTACAGTTAGGTGGGGTGCCGTCGGGGTGCGTGCTCGACGCCAAAACGCCGGTAcgctgctccgccaccgAGAGGGCTGAAGACAGCGACGACAACACTTCACCAGCGACACGGAGCGCGCCTCTGCGACAGGCAAGAGtgccagagagagacagcgatTACCGCGACGCGTGCTGCACGCCACCACACCCGTGGCGTCCGTCGGTGCTACATGCACACAGCGTGCAGGAAGTACCTGTAGCCGCGTCAGACAGGTCAGCAGTTTCTACGGATCGAGGCTCGCCGAGgcgcacaccgccgccactgcccgCAATGCTGTTACCTTTCATGACCTCTCCGCTACCACGGCGGCCGTCCGTTGAACTGGGGCCGGCGAAGGagcgccccaccccctctccagCTCTGTCAACAGCCTTACGCGATGTGAAAAATCGAGAAACACGGCAGGAGTCGTCGGTGCCGCTCTCCATGCAGGCAGACGTCGCGACCGCCTCAGTGTCACGCGCCACAGGCAGCCACGGCAACAGTGAAAACGAGATTACGCTGCGGGTGTGCACGCTCTCCGGCCTCACGCTGCGTGTAACAGTGGACCAGCGTTTaagtgctgctgtgctggcgcagcgcgtgGCTCAGTACTTGCAATTGCGAGGAGCACAGGTGCAGCTCAAGTACACGCGGACTGGCGATGTGTTCGACGCAGCGTCGACTACCGCCAAGGGAATCGAGACATCCACGGCTAAGACGAATACACGACTCTGTGACCTTCCGGGACTTCAGCCCTCTGATGTCTTTGTAGTTCTCCTCCGCGCACAGTGGGGTGAGCCATCATCATCTTCGCCCTTGCCGTCTCGTCTATCGACAGCTGGGGGACAAGCGGATCGCACCCCCTCTTCCAGGGCCTCTTCGGCGTCGTCTGTAGTGCGTCTGTCTCGCcgccctgccactgccgccaaaCGGCCGCGTCAAAGCACGCTGGCATCGTCGCAGCCAGCCCTCACCATTGTAGagtcaccacctcctctggcCAGAGCGCACAAAGCGAGCGGCATACGTACAGACGCTTCGGCGCCGTCACTGAAATCTGAGCCGCCGCCCTTATCTAATAGGCTCAGCTCCGACACCCGCTGTCCACCGCTCACCATCCCCTCACCTGTCGGTGCAGTCCCTGTCGTGCACccgagagaaggaaggcacAGATGTCTTGGCACAGAGACGCGCTTGTCGATGACGCCGGCAGTTGCTCCTGCGGCAGGTGGGGCGTCTGCCAGCCAGGCGGCTGCCCCGACAGCTGCTAGTGGATATGCAACGAGTACccgaaggagagaaagagcgggaCGCCTGTCAGCCAGCTCGTATTGCCATCCCCCCTTGACTCGATCTCAAACACACCACCTGTAG
- a CDS encoding hypothetical protein (TriTrypDB/GeneDB-style sysID: LpmP.10.0380) encodes MPLPHGGGLAAVLVISVGTILFFGGSFLYEWYTQRSEEQAKEAETGYYRLPPPKDCSRVCARAIEEDRLEQSLEGESSVKLPDAYSNSHRSRRGMCVCCFEKRQRFMFVLCRHICLCEPCLIQAARNYEETVLFGLFDGPVKMPCPVCRRVGYVVKIYVS; translated from the coding sequence ATGCCACTTCCACACGGAGGTGgtcttgctgctgtgctggtgATCAGCGTCGGCACCATTCTTTTCTTCGGCGGCAGCTTCCTGTATGAATGGTACACGCAGCGGAGCGAGGAGCAGGCAAAAGAGGCTGAAACGGGCTACTACCGCCTGCCACCACCCAAGGACTGCTCAAGAGTGTGTGCAAGGGCGATCGAGGAGGATCGGCTCGAGCAAAGCCTGGAGGGGGAATCCAGTGTCAAGCTACCGGACGCGTACAGCAACAgtcaccgcagccgccgcgggatgtgcgtgtgctgcttTGAGAAACGCCAGCGGTTCATGTTTGTGTTATGCCGCCACATCTGCCTCTGCGAGCCCTGCCTCATTCAGGCAGCCCGAAACTACGAAGAAACGGTGCTGTTTGGGTTGTTTGATGGCCCTGTGAAGATGCCGTGCCCCGTGTGTCGCAGGGTGGGCTACGTTGTGAAGATTTATGTGTCTTAG
- a CDS encoding hypothetical protein (TriTrypDB/GeneDB-style sysID: LpmP.10.0390) yields the protein MHPPREVDGDQPQRRYGKKSDEDDQRGKKGGGNNMGTAIALAFGAGALVFAGASALYSWYTQDNTQQEKSYYCLHPRDEKIAADTGVAATSRTSFPVASSAPDGEEKMPAEATPHSGDVRSDGCDVSVSGGADGGHACVCCLERHQSFMFVQCRHICLCEPCLIKLGRAYEDHTLRDRFNGPVRMPCPVCRQVGYIVKTFAS from the coding sequence ATGCATCCACCGCGAGAAGTGGATGGCGATCAACCCCAGCGGAGGTATGGCAAGaagagcgacgaggacgatcAGCGCGGAAAGAAAGGCGGTGGTAACAACATGGGCACTGCTATTGCCTTGGCCTTCGGTGCCGGCGCCTTAGTCTTTGCGGGCGCTAGCGCGCTCTACTCGTGGTACACTCAAGACAACACTCAACAGGAAAAGAGCTACTACTGCCTCCACCCACGCGACGAGAAAATTGCAGCCGACACAGGAGTAGCTGCGACGTCCCGGACTTCTTTCCCCGTCGCTTCTTCTGCCCCTGACGGGGAGGAAAAAATGCCGGCAGAGGCGACGCCGCACAGTGGAGATGTACGCTCTGATGGATGCGATGTGTCGGTCTCCGGTGGGGCAGATGGCGGTCACGCCTGCGTCTGCTGCCTCGAGCGCCACCAGTCCTTCATGTTTGTGCAGTGCCGTCACATATGTCTTTGTGAGCCTTGTCTCATCAAACTCGGCCGGGCCTACGAGGACCACACCCTGCGCGATCGCTTCAACGGACCAGTGCGAATGCCGTGCCCGGTTTGTCGGCAGGTCGGCTACATTGTGAAGACATTCGCTTCGTAG
- a CDS encoding hypothetical protein (TriTrypDB/GeneDB-style sysID: LpmP.10.0400) — protein sequence MPSGNGCRANQRRERELKKSQSAGVKHTSEEMKKHEQSKNAIQCTVCLQGFPRTVRRPELDQHIERHTKTGKSFEEIFPQFTA from the coding sequence ATGCCGTCTGGAAACGGATGTCGCGCCAACCAACGCCGCGAGCGTGAGTTAAAGAAGTCGCAGAGCGCCGGCGTCAAGCACACCTCCGAGGAAATGAAGAAGCACGAGCAGAGCAAGAACGCGATTCAGTGCACCGTGTGTCTGCAAGGCTTCCCCCGTACGGTGCGCCGCCCGGAGCTGGACCAGCATATTGAAAGGCACACCAAGACAGGCAAGTCCTTTGAAGAAATCTTCCCCCAATTCACGGCGTAA